Proteins encoded in a region of the Zea mays cultivar B73 chromosome 2, Zm-B73-REFERENCE-NAM-5.0, whole genome shotgun sequence genome:
- the LOC100191286 gene encoding uncharacterized protein isoform X1: MALAADKRLAAAAPYLPAELIPDIARHLTTLQDFFALRAACRSYRTALPPSRAVLASQPPHLLVPHHASSPCSLALIHPLCRRLLRFRAPSPPFPSAVVASDGARVVTFDHFARELSIIHLLSGDRVRVPDAPFLFSRAVLAGDLVLLIAPGWVQYCRLGDGRWREAYCRLGGCGGSLFGGLYMMVGMLAVNGVLYALLNTCQLAVAELMDNKVELKLLGGEVGDHVRDAWMESKDFMLGACAGVPILIFKVSVKPEYKVFRWEPAEQRWVRAMTLGRRTLFMSGNGFDAWVGPDSPGIRGDCIYEALPRAAGWSEYSLVDDTYELVTIDYQGAPDLDALRKQVWVLPSLC, from the coding sequence ATGGCCTTGGCCGCGGACAAGCGCCTCGCCGCCGCGGCTCCGTACCTACCGGCGGAGCTCATACCGGATATCGCGCGGCACTTGACGACGCTCCAAGACTTCTTCGCCCTCCGCGCCGCCTGCCGCTCCTACCGCACCGCGCTGCCACCCTCCCGCGCCGTCCTCGCGTCCCAGCCGCCGCACCTTCTCGTGCCCCACCACGCCTCCTCCCCGTGCTCGCTGGCCCTCATCCACCCCTTGTGTCGCCGCCTCCTCCGCTTCCGTGCGCCCTCGCCCCCTTTCCCCAGCGCTGTCGTTGCATCCGACGGCGCCCGCGTCGTCACCTTTGACCACTTTGCCCGCGAGCTCTCCATCATCCACCTCCTTTCCGGCGATCGGGTTCGCGTCCCCGACGCTCCCTTCCTATTCTCCCGCGCAGTCCTTGCCGGCGACCTCGTCCTCCTCATCGCACCCGGGTGGGTTCAGTATTGCCGCCTGGGGGACGGTCGATGGCGGGAGGCGTATTGCCGGCTCGGGGGCTGCGGCGGCAGCCTCTTCGGTGGCCTGTACATGATGGTCGGCATGCTCGCTGTCAATGGCGTCCTATATGCGCTCCTCAACACCTGCCAACTCGCAGTGGCAGAGCTGATGGACAATAAGGTCGAATTAAAGCTGCTTGGAGGGGAAGTGGGTGACCATGTCAGAGATGCTTGGATGGAAAGCAAGGATTTCATGCTTGGGGCGTGTGCTGGTGTGCCCATACTCATCTTCAAGGTATCAGTCAAGCCTGAGTACAAGGTTTTCCGCTGGGAACCTGCAGAGCAAAGGTGGGTGAGAGCTATGACCCTGGGAAGGCGGACTCTTTTCATGTCTGGCAATGGCTTTGATGCTTGGGTTGGTCCAGATTCACCTGGAATTCGAGGGGATTGCATATATGAGGCTCTGCCACGGGCAGCAGGTTGGAGTGAGTACTCATTAGTTGATGACACTTATGAACTCGTCACTATTGACTACCAAGGTGCACCAGATCTAGATGCCTTAAGGAAGCAGGTTTGGGTGCTTCCGAGCTTGTGCTAA